AGGCAAAGCATAAAGGAAAGCACTACATGATCCATACATTAGCCGCACCTTATAAGGTGCTTGatcgatttttgagaaaaaaatgggATTTAAAGTGCACCTTATAGTCGTAAAATAcagtaaatttataaatatatgcaGACTATGGCCTCGAAAGTACTATTTCTCTTTAATTCCACAATTGCATTTTACATATATGGTAAATCAAACAtagtcaaatattttcatcaatcaTTGATTAAAACTTACCTTGAATTTATTTGCAGGTAACAAATACAGAAACATCTAGTCAAGAAGGGGGAGATTTATCAGATTCTGAATTATACAAAGAATTAAgttttgatgaaaatgtttGTAAAACAGAAGAAAAGTTGCCGGTAAGATTGGATTTTTCTTGATCAACCCACTCGAATTATCCCAATTTTTTCAACAAAGCTTGTGTTATGTAGTTTAAAACTGCCTTAACATAAAAAATTTCTTTCAGGAAGTGGATGAAGTACCTGACTCAAGGGAGGAAGGTACAGCATCAGTTGCTACAAATGAATCCAATAAAGAATATTATAAAGTCACTCACTCAGTCTCATCTCAGTCTGAACAAGATGATGACAATGAAGGAGTGAGTACATTTTATGTTGTTCGTTGGAGTCGATTGTTTTGAACTTGTGGACTATTGACTTTGTGAGCGGTTTTTATATGTAACTTTGGGGGCTTTGACAATTTGTATGCCTTCATAATATTGTTACCATAGATTTTGGAAAGCCCATTTTCAACAGTGTAATAGAACCGTAAGTATATCTCCATGTACATATATTTATGGATTGTTCTCATGTTTtactatgaaattttgaaaacgaTTCTCGTTCCAATTTTTATACATGTTCATTGTTCATACAATCTTGCAGCCATTCACCAAGCTCCTGTAATACTGATTGTAAAGTATACCATGTCATAAAACTACCATAATTCACTACCATAAAAGCTCATTTAAATGATTTGGTTGTTAGACAATATTGTTTACTGGTATTATAATTGCCTAATTTTATTCCCTGTTTTAATTGGTTATTATGCCATTTTGGCCATTTCATGGCTTTCCGTAACTCGCTTCACTGCTAAATACATAACTAGATACAGATTGAGAAAcctatttctgaaaaaaaataatatttctgattCAATATGATTCAGTCTTTCACGAACCACAGTCTTCACTGAATTTTTACTGATTTCTACTAGACAAGCCAAATTTTGGCTTCTTGCTCTGAGCAAGGCACTGTGCAAGCAACCTACGATGGGTGGGGTTGGCATAGGAATTGAACCGGAGACATGTAACTTAtaatgccaacacagttaagttGGACACTTTAACCACTATGCCATGGCCCAGAAGAAATAATATATAAGAATTCTCCTTTGCAGGAATATGAtgacaatgatgaatttgaTCAGGATGAGTCTTCAGTTTCTAAGGGGGATAATGTGCAGTCAAAAAGGCAGCTTTATGATCCAAATAACCCTGATCAACCCATTGTTATGGGAAAAGAAAAAAGCAGAAGAGATGGTGGCAAATACTTTATACCCAATTCTGGCGATAATGTTTATAGTCCTACACTGAGTAAAGAAAGAATGATGTCTAAAGTTACGCCTACTCGTCCACAGCGCAAGAAATCACCAGTGAAAAATTATACAAGGAGAAATTCTCCGCCACGATACTTTGGAAACCGCTATCAGGAAGATAACCATTGGCAAGAATATGAATCTCACAGTCCAGTAGGAAGTCGAAACTATCACTACTCCACAGAAAATCTGTCAGAAGATGAGGATAGCTTGGTCGCGCAGTCTCGTAACACGCATCATCAATCCAGACTGACGGCATTACATGATGCAGAACGACATGAATCGATGCTGTCGAATATTCTCTCTTCGCCGTCATTTGATTCACATGAATATAATGAAAGTTTGACTAGAGCTCGAAATAAACTGAAAATTCTTTATGAAGGAATGATTACAAATGATATTGAAGCAGcaactaataataatattgagCAAAAACTATGGAGAAATGTTTATTACCAGGTATGATATTGATTAAAATGTGGAGAaggattttaaaattaaaatactttGTTTTCCAGTATTATCTTTAAGGTTAAATTATAATGAGAATCATACCAgtcaaaattgttttaaatcatgcaaaattttgatattttgtcaTCAATCGCACGAGCAGTTACTTGAAAGTAACTGACTTGAAGTGTTTGAAGCAATGATTGAAGTGCTTTGAAATTGGATCATGAAAAGTAGCATGAATTTTCATTATGTTTTTATAGATATTAAGTTTTAAGCCCGATCCATCTTACTTAATCTGAGGGAAGGGTATGATGAATTGGTCAGGCAATGACAAACTAGAGAGAATCACATTCTCTGTAAAGTATAGTTCTACTTTGTTCTTGACATATCTTCGTGTTAATAAATCGATTACTAGAAAGCAGTTTGCTTGACACTATCTATATTTTATCATCTGTCCAGGAAGCAAAACACTTCCCAATGAATTAAATTTGCTTGAATGGATTATTTTGGTAAAGCAATGTTTATTCAGAAGTTTCTATAACAATCGTAAAAGTTTTActtcaaaaaaattagtaaaatatcaattttgttacTCTTTGTTTTACCAGGTGATAGAAATACTGAGAGAACAGATTCGTTCATGCCCAGAACAAGATAGCTCAgaattgaaaatcaatttaattttattgttagACCAAGGTAAGGGGTTGATGATATTTTAAAGATGGATTATTGTatcaatttaataaaacaaatgcaTTGAATGGAAAATTTTTGGAATATCTTTTAGAATAACAACTTTGTTGAATGCCAACATAACCAAAAACTCatacccaaatattttttgattttatattatgAATTCATCCACTAAATAGGTACTGCATTCTATGAATCACTGCTTGAGAATCTTCAACATAAAAATAGATTCAATTTGAAAGAAATATTGAACAGTGCATCCGCTCGGAAAAGGTATTTGATTTTGGTATCTCTCATAAAACCTGATTTTATTTGATTATCAATATTAATTATTCAACAAAATGTTTGGGattgttttatataaattcactttgttcaatatttaacTTGTTGAGGTTTTCACGCCTTCACAACAAACAATGCTTTGTACATGCAGTTAATAATACGCAAGGTCAAACGTGCAGCGGCTGAAATCTACCCACCCAATTTATAATACACCATGTGTGAGATGGTACCACAGAGTCGCACAGACATATGCGAACCCCATAGAGCTCATTCGCGACCTATTGGGGAGTCGGACCCCAGTTTGACGACCTCCCTGATCTATCTAATACAGTGAATTTCAGACGTTTGATTGCTTTTTGGAAATTCCTCTTTATCCTATAGTATAAAATATAATCTTTGTGTATATGATGATATTTTTGTTATGTTTTGTATTGCCATTGCATAATAGTGGTAGTGAATATGCATTCATATCGTTTTTTTTGAATTGGTGTTCAAGACATAGAACGAAAGCTGGAAAAAGATCCAAACTTGCGATACTAAGTTGCCAAAGGATTTTCATTTGTCTCGGGGATATAGCAAGATATAGAGAGCAAGCTGATCACACCAGTAATTATGGAAGAGCAAGACATTGCTATCTACAATCTCAGGTTCGATTCAAGttttactgaaaataaatcataattttaaaaattcaaaattagctAGTTTTCAGCTGTCAAAAagcatatttggaaaattgtggttttgaaatttaagttttgttttaagCTTAAAAACTGGAAATAACTCACTCAGTTTTTTTTCTTCCAATCTGACTTCCACTTTGTTGTTAGAATACTTAGCATGATAATAATTGgtaaatatatcaatatattctCGTCAAGGACTGTGGAATCGGGAGAAATTTACTACAACTTTAAAGACAGCTCAGATTTCAGCTCCCCACTTCgagaaattcaatttaatttttcatttattctaaCAGATAAAcaacattgtttttttcattCCAGGTTTTAGCACCCAAGAATGGTCGTCCTTACAACCAACTCGCAATTTTAGCTGTGAAAACTCGTCACAAGTTAGATGCAGTTTATTATTACATTCGTAGCTTGGCAGCAAGCAATCCCATCTTATCAGCCCGAGAAAGCTTGATGGTACTATTCGATGAAATTCgcagaaaaattgattttataaaaCAGAGAGATGACACAGAAGCAAAGAAGCGATCGACGTCTTCGAAAGGAAAGGAGAGTTCAAAGGTCGCAAAATCTAGAACGAATATAAATGAAGGGTCGTCGAGACGCTGGGAAGAAGTTTGGATTCTGCCAGGATCTGAAGATGTTTCAACGAAGGGAGTTAAGGTAGGATTTTATCTGAAAATATAATTCATTATAGTTGGtaactatttaaaaattctGAATGCTTCAAAAGTCTTACTACACACTGACACAAATGTGCCTAAAGTCAGACTACCTTGAACAAACATTATGTCTCTTGTTTCATTTCTTGATTCTTGATACTGCGTTTGTGCGTACGAATCCACCGGTGTAATAGCATAGACAGAAGAGTGATAAGTAGTAATCTTGCAGAAACCCAAGATAGAAAAAATCACTCATTGGTTCATCATTTTAACCAACAAATgctattttcatgttttttttcctAGTTTTTGTTTGCATCTAGTGTATGTTCAttttggaaaatatgaatactgACTGACATAGCTATTAGGGGAATTCAAGCAGAAATTGTGTAAAAGGCCATCTTTTATTGCCTAGTTCTTGAAGCACTGAATTTGTTGGCATAGAAGGTAAAAGATTTGAAGGATTTAAATCTGATGCTCCCAGGTTTTAATGAATTGGGTGTAGACGATGCCGAACTGCACCATACTTATTTTTACATATCAGTGGCCAGATATTCAGAatctttaaaatgaaataatcgAAATATTGAATAGCATACTTTTTGTTGTTTATAGCGCAAGTAAACAATTTCCTATCCGAAGTCAAATTCATTTATTCCTTGTTGTAATATTCATTAACATGTTATACAACAGGCAGAAAAACAATCATCAGCAGAAACAGATTTACCTGAACTACGTCTTTCTTCTCAAGAGATGACAAAACACTTtactttgttatttttaaatctaCATGGAAAATTATTTACTCGTATCGGACTTGAAAATTTCGGAGAGAATTTAACGAAAACATTACGGATATTTGAGGCAACCAAACTTATGTCCAATCATAGACTCCTGCAGTTGTTTGCGATTAATTTATTTGCAGTTTTGAATGCTGGTAAGAGGTTCTTGTTGTATGTATATATTGCTGGTTACTTTAGCTTGACATAATGCTAACTATATTGCTTTGAGATTTTCATAATCAGTATATTTTTCAGCATCTTTATTAGTGATTTATTTACCGCATGAGGCATGTTCGAAGTCGTTTATTAAAAGGTGGCCTACAACTAAATATGTTGGCATCACAGTTTAATGATTTTGAGTTGATTTGGAATTTTCTCCAAACCCAATATTTCGACATTCCTTTCTTGTTTGGtaaatataattcatttcatgAACATGCACAACAGTGTGGGATAAGTTACCGTAAATTAACTATTTCTCTTCTAACTTCTGTATCTCTTATTTACAGAAAAACTTTCCATTCATGCAAGAGCGCACGATTCATCACAAAATCAACACAGAGCATTGAAGtttgttttttcaatgtttacaATCATTGTTGATCAAGTTAACAAGACATTTAAAGCTGGTTCAGGTCAGAGTCTTTCAATGCCAAAtcagggctgggaatttcactGTTCACTGCAAACACGTAGGCTATTTACCAGACAAAATTAACTAGTTGGTGTCAAAAGCATAGGATGAAACAACATGTCTAAATTCACATTTGATAATGTCAAATCGGGCTtgttatttaaaatactgaagcATTTTCATATAGACTAGCTCTGATGTTGCTCGAAATAATTCTGCTTGCTTACTATTTTATAAAAGAAATGCTAACTATGTTACTTTGGAGAttttgaagtatttcaaatcaaatcaaatgtaaCATATGTGGTTCggaaattgaatgtaaattacCGTATGTGGAAAGTTTTAATTCCATATTCCAGTATTTAGATTGACAACGAATATTGTAAATTCGATAGCGACTGCTATTCAAAAATATAGATTTGCTTATGCGAATTATTTCTTGCGATAGATTAATTTCTAAACTATTCACAGCCCTAGTCATGATAAATATCTTTCAGTataagatttattttttgaatctaAAATGGAGTAAGCTGATTACTCAAACGTATGGCAGTCTGTGTACATAGCAAGTCATGTTCCATGTTTGCTATGAAGtcaaaaatttgacatttttaaatttcaatttgtttgatATGGCAAGCTGTAACCACTGTGATACAAAACGTTCCTGAAAGTTAACAGAGACATTCTCAGACATGAATGATTTTTCACAatactattttttaaatatcataGGAAATGAAGAATTTGATCCATTTGCATCAGAtgatcttgcaaatttgttgCCTTCAATCAAAGTAATGTTTGATTGGATGTATGCGAATAAAAGCTGCTGGTATCCTCCTCCACTGGTAAATAATATatcagaatttatttattttttgttgttcagTTTATGATTGTTCTCCGTGAATTAAAGATGGCCAAAGCCAAATACATGCTTGAATAGtattttcgaaaaaatattggaaaattgaaaaattgatttCGAGAATATTTCTAAATTGAATTAGATATCATATTCAACAAAAATCATAAACAATTGGGAATGCTGGATAGctcgaataaaaaaatttccattaggtatatatttttttacaattttcaaaaattaaatgaatgcaTTTTTGGTCATAATGGTAGACTTGTATTgctaaaaatgataattttgatatgaaatatTTCTGAAATCAAGATTTAAATTACCAGatacaatgtatttcaaattaGTCATATATTAGATTTATTTTGGACATAAAGCTATAAATAATACACTGTTTTCAGGATCTATCTGATAAGGATTTGAATGTTTGGGACAGTCTGGCTGAATTATGCAATTGGATTTGTAATCATTCCTGTATCAGACCATCTATACAAATTTATAGTGAATACAATGAAGGTCTACATGAAGTATTCTTACCAGAAGACAGCGAACTGGCTGGATTTTCACCTCTAGGTATTTAGCAAACTGTCGTAATGAAGACAATCTTGTCTAGTATCATGTTGAGAGtatttttagcaattttatgtgaatttttttgATGTTTGAAAGGGAGTGTTAACTTTCGGTTTTGATGCTTGTCAGTGTCTTGAAGGCGTGTGTGTACCTTGGATTGTAACCTTATGAGAATCAGCATACAAGTCCTGAAAGTTATGGCTAATTTTGGATGCCGTTTTCGTTTCTATACCTAATTACCGGTAATCAAAAGCTAGTGATGCTGATGCAATGCATCATCTGCCAGGTTTATATGTATTCCACTAATAACAATTTCAAActgaattgaatatttatgGTGCAGATTAGACACAAGAATTGGGAGTCGGTGTGATTTGTTTTGAGTTGATCACCATTAGGGtg
The sequence above is a segment of the Styela clava chromosome 7, kaStyClav1.hap1.2, whole genome shotgun sequence genome. Coding sequences within it:
- the LOC120327746 gene encoding telomerase-binding protein EST1A-like, yielding MSDGKRLDVIKLDEKKLWKLHEKLKKLQAKENETTTHSDNIKKPIERKSKPVKYQVYQPGVTRLSNRKLAASFDRSTVENSSPVVKETPKSKNESLTNSTPRGNDSINHRKDSKLTPKPNSNKNVRGRRTNYRNRVSRNQKLKEEPEVEAEEGFLTRHKRRQKQGDCVDDFSSEEEAELEHDDELAWDNYGGSGLVHHGWSPQVTNTETSSQEGGDLSDSELYKELSFDENVCKTEEKLPEVDEVPDSREEGTASVATNESNKEYYKVTHSVSSQSEQDDDNEGEYDDNDEFDQDESSVSKGDNVQSKRQLYDPNNPDQPIVMGKEKSRRDGGKYFIPNSGDNVYSPTLSKERMMSKVTPTRPQRKKSPVKNYTRRNSPPRYFGNRYQEDNHWQEYESHSPVGSRNYHYSTENLSEDEDSLVAQSRNTHHQSRLTALHDAERHESMLSNILSSPSFDSHEYNESLTRARNKLKILYEGMITNDIEAATNNNIEQKLWRNVYYQVIEILREQIRSCPEQDSSELKINLILLLDQGTAFYESLLENLQHKNRFNLKEILNSASARKRHRTKAGKRSKLAILSCQRIFICLGDIARYREQADHTSNYGRARHCYLQSQVLAPKNGRPYNQLAILAVKTRHKLDAVYYYIRSLAASNPILSARESLMVLFDEIRRKIDFIKQRDDTEAKKRSTSSKGKESSKVAKSRTNINEGSSRRWEEVWILPGSEDVSTKGVKAEKQSSAETDLPELRLSSQEMTKHFTLLFLNLHGKLFTRIGLENFGENLTKTLRIFEATKLMSNHRLLQLFAINLFAVLNAEKLSIHARAHDSSQNQHRALKFVFSMFTIIVDQVNKTFKAGSGNEEFDPFASDDLANLLPSIKVMFDWMYANKSCWYPPPLDLSDKDLNVWDSLAELCNWICNHSCIRPSIQIYSEYNEGLHEVFLPEDSELAGFSPLGQAFSDPRFVESGILTPENKSYIQQSVRISLIRDFLEYLCGMEEPLLAFKQGNYVTVPQTRLRSWSDKSAHDESFTSDYDIDDYTTTADNNDNLYHDSATNQQANNDGEELSELRKYRDSLQMTKERHERRQSQIKSSLESDEKLTLQICPKYLVPDTNCFIDYLKLIEKLVSCGKYKVATPLVVISELEGLATERKGDNDHAEHVFQSAKMAVKFINTMFSDNNSKFCALTRRGTELKSSRFRSEESSNNHGNNDDFILESTQAYSQSIQEHDKSIKTLTDGIVHTSVVLLTNDRNLRLKCLLLRDVATKNIQDFCAWAKV